One part of the Thermodesulfovibrio sp. 3462-1 genome encodes these proteins:
- the sdhD gene encoding succinate dehydrogenase, hydrophobic membrane anchor protein, producing the protein MWSWLLHRITGVILAFGLVYHFFMMHFIQPEAYSYEAVIQRLSEPSWKVFNIVFLLSVLYHGFYGLNGLVTEYVKNNSLKRFLKIMVFIIPLGLAFFGFKIVFL; encoded by the coding sequence ATGTGGAGCTGGCTTTTACATAGAATAACAGGTGTGATTCTTGCTTTTGGTTTAGTTTATCATTTTTTTATGATGCACTTTATTCAACCTGAGGCATATTCCTATGAAGCTGTAATTCAAAGGCTGAGCGAGCCATCCTGGAAGGTTTTCAATATTGTTTTTCTTCTGTCAGTTTTATATCACGGTTTTTATGGATTAAATGGGCTTGTTACAGAGTATGTAAAAAACAATTCATTGAAAAGATTTTTGAAAATTATGGTATTTATTATTCCATTAGGACTTGCTTTCTTTGGGTTTAAAATTGTATTTTTATAA
- the rsmH gene encoding 16S rRNA (cytosine(1402)-N(4))-methyltransferase RsmH, whose product MDYKIHVPVMVKEVIELLNPVFHGVYVDATVGCGGHSMEILKRLGSNGRLIGIDRDESAIQIAQQYLNDSRVILKRARFSQLKEILKELNIQNIDGILFDLGVSMLQLKDFSRGFSFYSDENLDMRMDQTGSLTAWDVINKYSERELERILREYGDEPFSRRIAREIVRQRGKKTIDTCKELAGLIKRIIPRHGRLHPATQVFQAIRIEVNKEIDELREGLSQALELLKSGGRICVISYHSGEDRVVKNFFREKQHAGILRIVTKKPILPSLEEVSRNPSSRSARLRGGEKI is encoded by the coding sequence ATGGATTATAAAATACATGTTCCTGTGATGGTTAAAGAAGTGATAGAACTTCTTAATCCTGTATTTCATGGAGTCTATGTTGATGCAACTGTAGGCTGTGGTGGTCATTCTATGGAAATACTTAAAAGACTCGGCTCTAACGGAAGATTAATTGGCATTGACAGAGATGAATCTGCAATACAGATAGCACAGCAGTATTTAAATGATTCAAGAGTTATTTTAAAAAGAGCAAGATTTTCTCAGCTCAAAGAGATTTTAAAAGAGCTGAATATTCAAAATATTGATGGAATTCTTTTTGACTTAGGAGTTTCAATGCTTCAGCTAAAGGATTTTTCAAGGGGATTTAGTTTTTATTCAGATGAAAATCTTGATATGAGAATGGATCAAACAGGTTCTTTAACAGCCTGGGATGTGATAAACAAGTATTCAGAGAGAGAGCTTGAAAGAATTTTAAGAGAATATGGTGATGAACCCTTTTCAAGAAGAATAGCAAGAGAGATTGTGAGACAGAGAGGCAAAAAAACAATTGATACATGTAAGGAACTTGCAGGCTTGATTAAAAGAATCATTCCAAGACATGGAAGGCTTCATCCTGCAACTCAGGTTTTTCAAGCAATAAGAATAGAAGTGAATAAAGAAATTGACGAATTAAGAGAAGGACTTTCCCAGGCATTGGAATTATTAAAATCAGGTGGAAGGATATGCGTTATTTCCTACCATTCAGGTGAGGATAGAGTTGTAAAGAATTTTTTCAGAGAAAAACAACATGCAGGTATTCTCAGGATTGTCACTAAAAAACCTATTTTACCATCTCTTGAAGAAGTTTCCAGAAATCCTTCATCAAGAAGTGCAAGACTCAGAGGAGGTGAAAAAATATGA
- the sdhC gene encoding succinate dehydrogenase, cytochrome b556 subunit — MRYKWNTGSIAWLVHRVTGIILTSYLIAHIYVLSHLKDAAAYNKIMALMKNPVIKIGELVLFAVVLKHVFAGIRITLLEIGVSTKYQKQMVYAGAAFVAVLWFIGAFYFLKEVF, encoded by the coding sequence ATGAGATATAAATGGAATACAGGTTCAATTGCTTGGCTTGTGCACAGAGTTACAGGAATAATTCTTACATCTTATCTAATTGCCCACATTTATGTCTTAAGCCATTTAAAGGACGCTGCGGCATATAATAAAATAATGGCATTGATGAAAAATCCTGTTATTAAAATTGGCGAACTTGTTCTTTTTGCAGTGGTTTTGAAACATGTTTTTGCAGGAATAAGAATTACACTTCTTGAAATAGGAGTGTCAACAAAGTATCAAAAACAAATGGTTTATGCTGGAGCAGCATTTGTAGCAGTTTTATGGTTTATTGGTGCTTTTTACTTCTTAAAGGAGGTATTCTAA
- a CDS encoding succinate dehydrogenase iron-sulfur subunit gives MEKYYTFRIKRYLPDEDPPQRWDEFRIKLNSMERVLDGLIKIKETRDGTLTFRKSCAHGVCGSCAMKINGKNRLACQTLVKDLPEVIEIEPLPSLPVIKDLVVDMTLFFEKNDKVLPYLINDEPAPERERIQSPEDQHKILESITCIMCGSCTTSCPVFWADKEYLGPSALLKAYRFIFDSRDRATEQRLEAITGEHGLWRCHSIFNCVEVCPKEIDITKHILKLKRQAVKKGFTGGEK, from the coding sequence ATGGAAAAATATTACACCTTTAGAATCAAAAGATATTTACCAGATGAAGATCCCCCTCAAAGATGGGATGAGTTTAGAATTAAGCTTAACAGCATGGAAAGGGTTTTAGATGGACTTATTAAGATTAAAGAGACAAGAGATGGAACTCTCACATTCAGAAAATCCTGTGCTCATGGAGTATGCGGTTCCTGTGCAATGAAAATCAATGGTAAAAACAGGCTTGCCTGTCAAACACTGGTAAAGGATCTGCCAGAAGTTATAGAAATTGAGCCTTTACCTTCTTTACCAGTAATAAAAGATCTTGTTGTTGACATGACCTTATTTTTTGAAAAAAATGACAAGGTTCTGCCCTATTTGATAAATGATGAGCCTGCACCTGAAAGGGAAAGGATTCAATCACCAGAGGATCAGCATAAAATTCTTGAGTCAATAACATGCATTATGTGTGGAAGTTGCACCACATCTTGTCCAGTATTCTGGGCTGACAAAGAATATCTTGGACCAAGCGCTCTTCTTAAAGCTTACAGATTCATTTTTGACAGTCGTGACAGAGCAACAGAGCAAAGACTTGAGGCAATTACAGGAGAACACGGACTGTGGCGTTGTCATTCAATCTTTAACTGTGTTGAAGTCTGTCCAAAGGAGATTGACATTACAAAGCACATTTTAAAATTAAAACGACAGGCAGTAAAAAAAGGCTTTACTGGAGGTGAAAAATGA
- a CDS encoding type II secretion system F family protein has protein sequence MPTTFIWKGRTEEGLPVTGETEAENEGELLLALRKKGIILRYVKEKEEKKFFSLKGVSQKDILFFTRQFATLFSSGVPVVQAFDALIGQVKNKSFKKVLINLRNDIEKGSSLADAMKKHPRVFSSLFVNMVRAGEEGGMLDKVLQRMADYFEKMIKLRRKIIGAMIYPALVIAVAVVVVAIIMIFVIPTFAKLFAEMGLDLPLPTKITIAMSNFMARSGIFILLGVIGFFIFIKFLRSSAKGKKITDSIFLKIPLLGVILLKASLSRFSRTLGTLLGSGVPILNSMEISARASGNKVIEDIVIEMREDVTAGKSLTEVLKSRPVIFPPIFVQMVSVGESTGKTDEMLNKVADFYDEEVDNAVANLMSMLEPALIVFLGVTIGFIVISLYLPIFKLGEVAGKGG, from the coding sequence ATGCCTACAACTTTTATCTGGAAAGGTAGAACAGAAGAAGGACTTCCAGTAACAGGTGAAACAGAAGCTGAAAACGAAGGAGAACTTCTTTTAGCCTTAAGAAAAAAGGGAATAATTCTAAGGTATGTAAAAGAAAAGGAAGAAAAGAAGTTTTTCAGTTTGAAAGGAGTCTCTCAGAAAGATATTCTGTTTTTTACTCGCCAGTTTGCAACTCTTTTTTCCTCAGGTGTGCCTGTTGTTCAGGCTTTTGATGCATTGATTGGTCAGGTCAAAAATAAAAGTTTTAAAAAAGTTCTTATAAATTTAAGAAACGATATAGAAAAAGGCTCCTCCCTGGCTGATGCAATGAAAAAACATCCAAGAGTATTTAGTTCACTTTTTGTAAATATGGTTAGAGCAGGTGAGGAAGGTGGAATGCTTGATAAGGTTCTTCAAAGAATGGCTGATTATTTTGAAAAAATGATAAAACTACGCAGAAAAATCATCGGCGCTATGATATATCCAGCTCTGGTAATAGCTGTTGCTGTTGTTGTTGTGGCAATTATTATGATATTTGTTATTCCAACATTTGCAAAGTTGTTTGCTGAAATGGGACTTGATCTTCCTCTTCCTACAAAAATCACCATTGCTATGAGCAATTTTATGGCAAGATCAGGAATTTTTATACTTTTAGGCGTTATTGGATTTTTCATATTTATAAAATTTTTGCGAAGCTCTGCTAAAGGTAAAAAAATAACGGATAGCATTTTTTTAAAAATTCCTCTTTTAGGAGTTATTTTGCTCAAAGCCTCTCTTTCAAGATTTTCAAGAACACTTGGAACACTTCTTGGCAGCGGAGTCCCCATACTTAACAGCATGGAGATTTCAGCAAGAGCCTCAGGAAATAAAGTTATAGAAGATATTGTTATTGAAATGAGAGAGGATGTCACTGCAGGTAAATCTCTTACAGAGGTTTTAAAATCAAGGCCTGTAATTTTCCCGCCAATCTTTGTTCAGATGGTAAGTGTTGGAGAGTCAACAGGTAAGACAGATGAGATGCTTAATAAAGTTGCTGATTTTTATGATGAGGAAGTTGACAATGCTGTTGCAAATCTTATGAGCATGCTTGAGCCTGCTTTAATAGTATTTCTTGGCGTTACAATAGGATTTATTGTCATATCTCTTTATCTTCCTATATTCAAACTGGGCGAAGTTGCTGGCAAAGGAGGTTAA
- the sdhA gene encoding succinate dehydrogenase flavoprotein subunit, which yields MEINRHYFDTIIIGSGLAGCRAAIECINQGTVGVLSKLYPTRSHSTAAQGGIGAALGNEEEDSPEWHTYDTVKGSDFLGDQDAIEIMCYDAIPTIIELEHMGVPFSRTPEGKIAQRRFGGHTREFGKAPVRRACYSADRTGHAVLFALYEQCQLKGVKFFQEFEVLDIVIENNAIQGVIAINIKDGSIHVFESKAVIIASGGYGKIFKVTSNAYASTGECLSMLFRQGLPLEDMEFFQFHPTGLYGLGILITEGARGEGGVLINGKGERFMERYAPTIKDLAPRDMVSRAILTEIKEGRGIDGKDYVYLDLRHVDRKILEERLPEITTFCKIYMGIDPSQAPIPVVPTAHYAMGGIPTDNDGRVLRDVDGSVVYGLYAAGECACVSVHGANRLGCNSLLDTVVFGRRAGKAVSEILKSNTTGKVKKERIQAVVDCINMIKNSNGRESIASVRKDLQSVMMDKCSVFRTEEGLKTLLEEIQNLKERYKEITITDKSKTFNTELLEAIELGHMLTLAEVITCSALQRTESRGAHYREDYPKRDDENWLKHTFAFLTDKGISFKFKPVKITRFKPEERKY from the coding sequence GTGGAGATTAACAGACACTACTTTGACACAATTATTATTGGTTCAGGACTTGCAGGTTGTCGTGCTGCCATTGAATGTATCAATCAAGGAACAGTTGGAGTTTTAAGCAAACTTTATCCAACTCGTTCCCATTCAACAGCAGCACAGGGAGGAATTGGTGCTGCTTTAGGTAATGAAGAAGAGGACTCTCCTGAGTGGCATACCTATGATACTGTTAAGGGAAGCGATTTTTTAGGAGACCAGGATGCCATTGAAATTATGTGCTATGATGCCATTCCAACAATAATTGAACTTGAACACATGGGTGTGCCTTTTTCCAGGACACCTGAAGGGAAGATTGCACAGAGAAGATTCGGGGGACACACAAGGGAGTTTGGTAAAGCACCTGTTCGCAGAGCCTGTTATTCTGCTGACAGAACTGGCCATGCAGTGCTTTTTGCCCTTTATGAACAGTGTCAGCTTAAAGGTGTAAAATTTTTTCAGGAGTTTGAAGTTCTTGATATTGTCATAGAAAACAATGCTATTCAGGGAGTTATTGCAATAAACATAAAGGATGGTTCAATTCATGTATTTGAGTCCAAAGCAGTGATAATAGCAAGTGGTGGATATGGAAAGATTTTTAAAGTCACCTCCAATGCTTATGCAAGCACAGGTGAGTGTCTGAGCATGCTTTTCAGGCAGGGACTTCCTCTTGAAGACATGGAGTTCTTTCAGTTCCATCCTACAGGACTTTACGGACTTGGAATATTGATTACTGAAGGAGCAAGAGGTGAAGGAGGAGTTCTAATTAATGGAAAGGGCGAGAGATTTATGGAAAGGTATGCACCAACCATAAAAGACCTTGCTCCCCGTGATATGGTGTCCCGTGCGATTCTTACTGAAATAAAAGAAGGAAGAGGTATTGATGGTAAAGACTATGTTTACCTTGATCTCAGACATGTGGACAGAAAAATTCTTGAAGAAAGGCTTCCAGAAATAACCACCTTCTGTAAAATCTACATGGGAATTGATCCTTCTCAGGCACCAATTCCTGTTGTTCCCACTGCTCATTATGCAATGGGTGGAATTCCAACAGACAATGATGGCAGAGTTTTAAGAGATGTTGATGGCTCTGTTGTTTACGGACTTTATGCTGCTGGTGAGTGTGCTTGCGTGTCTGTTCACGGAGCAAACAGGCTTGGATGCAATTCCTTACTTGATACTGTTGTATTTGGAAGAAGAGCAGGAAAAGCTGTCTCAGAAATTCTTAAATCAAACACAACAGGAAAGGTTAAGAAAGAAAGAATTCAGGCAGTTGTTGACTGCATTAATATGATTAAAAACTCCAATGGAAGAGAAAGTATTGCCTCTGTAAGAAAAGATTTACAATCAGTTATGATGGATAAATGCTCTGTATTTAGAACTGAGGAAGGACTGAAAACACTTCTTGAAGAAATCCAGAACTTAAAAGAACGATATAAAGAGATAACCATTACTGATAAATCAAAAACCTTCAATACAGAGCTTCTTGAAGCCATAGAACTCGGACACATGCTCACCCTCGCAGAAGTAATAACCTGCAGTGCTTTACAGAGAACAGAAAGCAGGGGCGCTCACTACAGGGAAGATTATCCAAAGAGAGACGACGAAAACTGGCTCAAGCATACCTTTGCTTTTCTTACTGATAAAGGCATTTCTTTCAAATTTAAACCCGTTAAAATAACAAGATTTAAACCAGAGGAGAGGAAATACTGA
- the mraZ gene encoding division/cell wall cluster transcriptional repressor MraZ: MISFIGKYYHNLDQKGRVILPAPLREVLSTKYSSGKLYLTNAPFDKALHLYPLEEWLKLEEKIRQLPKSDEAVMYFLRRVIASAVPCELDKQGRILIPYEHRQDAGINSEVVIVGQIDRVEIWDKPTWDSITDPSKVDIKRIQDGLAKYGL, translated from the coding sequence ATGATATCTTTCATAGGAAAATATTACCATAATCTTGATCAAAAAGGAAGAGTTATTCTGCCAGCTCCTCTTAGAGAGGTTTTGTCAACAAAGTACTCTTCAGGCAAACTTTATCTTACAAATGCTCCATTTGATAAGGCGTTGCATCTTTATCCTCTTGAAGAATGGCTAAAGCTTGAAGAAAAAATAAGGCAACTTCCAAAGTCTGACGAAGCAGTAATGTATTTTTTAAGAAGAGTTATAGCTTCTGCTGTTCCATGCGAATTAGATAAACAAGGGAGGATTCTTATTCCCTACGAACACAGGCAGGATGCTGGAATTAATTCAGAGGTTGTTATTGTTGGGCAGATTGACAGAGTAGAAATATGGGATAAGCCTACATGGGATAGCATTACAGATCCTTCAAAGGTAGATATAAAGAGGATACAAGATGGTCTTGCAAAGTATGGATTATAA
- the bioF gene encoding 8-amino-7-oxononanoate synthase codes for MSKKIFEIFEKKLEKLKQENIYRSINDMESRNMMEITIDGKNYINFSSNDYLGLSQHPVVKEAAKTAVELFGAGASASRLLSGGTILHKKLEELLCEFKGTESSIVLNSGYTANTSLIPALADEEDIIFSDELNHASIIDGVRLSKAKKIIYKHADMNDLCKKIKETSCNGKKIIITDTVFSMDGDIAPLQELYEICKSEEAILYIDDAHGTGVLGQGHGAWKHFNLPQDKLVIQMGTLSKAIGSFGAFVCGANIFIQWFINSARGLIFSTALPASVIASAYASVKIIMEDKTIIKKLWQNIEKVMEAIKNLELKTTNTQTPIIPILFNNVEEATKASKIFNDLGIYAPAIRPPTVKMPRIRITISAGHTDRDIEMLVEAFNLLCQQLRPV; via the coding sequence ATGAGTAAAAAAATTTTTGAAATTTTTGAAAAAAAGCTTGAAAAACTTAAACAAGAAAATATCTACCGTTCAATAAATGATATGGAATCAAGGAATATGATGGAGATTACAATTGATGGAAAAAACTACATAAATTTTTCATCCAACGACTATCTTGGATTGAGTCAGCATCCAGTTGTAAAAGAAGCAGCAAAGACAGCAGTTGAACTCTTTGGCGCAGGAGCTTCTGCATCAAGACTGCTGAGTGGTGGCACGATTTTACATAAAAAACTGGAAGAACTTTTATGTGAATTTAAAGGCACTGAAAGCTCCATTGTTCTTAACTCCGGTTATACAGCTAATACTTCCTTAATTCCAGCACTGGCTGATGAAGAAGATATAATCTTCAGTGACGAACTTAATCATGCAAGCATAATTGATGGAGTGAGACTCAGTAAAGCAAAAAAAATTATTTATAAACACGCTGATATGAATGATTTATGCAAAAAGATAAAAGAAACTTCATGTAATGGCAAAAAAATTATAATAACAGATACAGTCTTCAGTATGGATGGAGATATTGCGCCACTGCAAGAGCTTTATGAAATATGCAAGTCTGAGGAGGCAATTCTTTATATTGATGATGCTCATGGAACAGGTGTTCTTGGACAGGGACATGGTGCGTGGAAACACTTTAATCTTCCTCAAGACAAACTGGTAATTCAAATGGGTACGCTTTCAAAAGCAATTGGTAGCTTTGGAGCTTTTGTATGCGGAGCAAACATTTTTATACAATGGTTTATAAACTCTGCAAGAGGACTTATTTTTTCAACTGCTTTGCCAGCAAGTGTAATTGCCTCTGCTTACGCTTCTGTAAAAATCATTATGGAAGATAAAACTATTATTAAAAAACTCTGGCAAAATATTGAAAAAGTTATGGAAGCCATAAAAAACCTGGAGCTAAAAACAACAAACACACAAACTCCCATCATTCCAATTCTCTTCAATAATGTAGAAGAAGCAACAAAGGCTTCAAAAATCTTTAATGATTTAGGTATCTATGCACCTGCTATCAGACCACCTACAGTAAAAATGCCAAGGATCAGAATCACCATAAGTGCAGGACATACAGACAGAGATATTGAAATGCTTGTTGAGGCTTTTAACCTCCTTTGCCAGCAACTTCGCCCAGTTTGA